The Xenorhabdus doucetiae genome has a window encoding:
- a CDS encoding DUF7706 family protein has product MRTGIERLEEVHLSHEEAMALAQLVKRLSWAEIRACAVNDDEAWLIKDAIGRLQSALAWHGYAPR; this is encoded by the coding sequence ATGAGAACAGGCATTGAGCGGCTAGAGGAAGTGCACCTGAGCCACGAGGAAGCGATGGCACTGGCGCAACTGGTCAAGCGGCTGAGCTGGGCGGAGATACGCGCCTGTGCGGTAAATGACGATGAAGCCTGGCTGATTAAGGACGCGATAGGGCGGTTACAGTCGGCGCTGGCCTGGCACGGATACGCACCACGGTAA
- a CDS encoding SMI1/KNR4 family protein: MNREKLLDLFVQHSDLLNMGNTDDAPSTEWIEKAESALSLTLPDDYKWFLGRFGGGDICGDEIYSIYCIPFEEAVGGDLVYQNTIANDYLNEGRLVVSNTDFGEEFYFDTRELKAIYVALGEEHKLYASNFIEFLYKRLMSYI, from the coding sequence ATGAATAGAGAGAAATTATTAGATCTATTTGTTCAACATTCTGATCTATTAAATATGGGTAACACAGATGATGCACCTTCAACTGAATGGATAGAAAAAGCAGAAAGCGCATTGTCATTGACCTTACCTGATGATTATAAATGGTTTTTAGGCAGGTTTGGGGGCGGCGATATATGTGGTGATGAAATATACAGTATATATTGCATTCCGTTCGAAGAGGCTGTAGGTGGTGACTTAGTATACCAAAATACAATAGCTAATGATTATCTGAATGAAGGGCGTTTAGTTGTATCAAATACAGACTTTGGAGAAGAGTTTTACTTTGATACCAGAGAATTGAAAGCTATTTATGTTGCATTGGGTGAAGAGCATAAATTGTATGCAAGCAATTTTATCGAATTCTTATATAAAAGATTAATGTCTTATATTTAA
- a CDS encoding helix-turn-helix domain-containing protein has protein sequence MSIANRLITLRKQKGLSQQALADAIGIHVTQIKRYEGGISLPSLEAIKKIAQTLRVTTDSLIFEDNELQPDSDLALQFQAISNMQPEQRQVIKEVLEGMIIKYEAERWSSKMK, from the coding sequence ATGAGTATTGCTAACAGACTCATCACCCTGCGCAAGCAAAAAGGCTTGTCACAACAGGCATTGGCGGATGCTATCGGCATTCACGTGACACAGATAAAACGTTATGAAGGCGGGATTTCGTTACCGTCGCTGGAAGCGATTAAGAAGATCGCGCAGACATTGCGGGTGACGACGGATTCATTGATATTTGAAGACAACGAGCTACAACCTGATAGCGACTTGGCTCTACAGTTTCAGGCTATCAGCAACATGCAGCCTGAACAGCGGCAGGTCATTAAGGAAGTGCTGGAAGGCATGATCATTAAGTACGAAGCTGAACGCTGGTCTTCCAAGATGAAGTAA
- a CDS encoding CHC2 zinc finger domain-containing protein: MARIPDAELQHLKSAVSLVAVIGQQGRKLTPRGKDMAVLCPFHQEKTPSMVITPSKNLYHCFGCNAGGSVLDWVMQTEGLSLRHAVEWLRGTLGENPAVQPLVESPESPLLAENEAGRQALLHRVVEFYHHTLLNAPEMQAFLSARKLNHPELVAHFKLGFANRTLGYRLPAKQLKAGAEIRARLRSVGILRENGREHLRGSLVVPVITPEGQIRELYGRKICDRVRPGTPLHLYLPGEHGGVWNEAALMASKSLILCEALIDAMSFWVAGYRHVTAAYGVHGVTADHWQAFERYGTKQVLIAFDNDSAGNEAAVKLAAALAEKGITPLRVMFPPEMDANEYLCQMAEPEAAFGLLLASAMPMLTAVTARAEAAPSAPADIAPAPVLTATATTQNPTPGLVWEAGADGELKISLDSLRWCIRGLSGVKAGAVALKLNAQVIDSQSGVMFLDGVDLMSARSRQGYARMAAAELGLAEGELRRALGQVLLAVEQWQQQGESSAAAVPELNEAEREAALALLQDPNLTARITQDLATCGVVGESTNLLAGFLAAVSRKLPKPLAVLIQSSSAAGKSSLMDAILNLIPEEERIQYSAMTGQSLFYLGETNLQHKILAIAEEEGVRQAAYALKLLQSDGELTMASTGKDEATGNLVTKSYTVKGPVMLMLTTTAIDVDEELLNRCLVLTINETREQTEAIHALQRHKQTLEGLLAENEREYLTTLHQNAQRLLRPLNVVNPYASQLTFMSDKTRTRRDHMKYLTLIQSIALLHQYQREIKIAEHRGRKLEYIEVTKDDIRLANQLAHDILGRTLDEMPPQTRKLLLLIRQMVHDMAASRQQTLREMRFTRRDIRDFTQWSDNQLKVHCQRLADMEYLLIHGGSRGHLLQYELLWDGDRAEGSHLCGLIDLPDSPEESTP, encoded by the coding sequence ATGGCTCGCATTCCCGACGCAGAATTACAGCACCTGAAATCCGCCGTCTCTTTAGTTGCCGTTATCGGGCAACAGGGGCGGAAGTTAACCCCGCGCGGCAAGGACATGGCCGTGCTGTGCCCGTTCCATCAGGAAAAAACGCCCTCAATGGTGATCACGCCGTCGAAGAACCTCTATCACTGCTTTGGCTGTAACGCGGGCGGGTCGGTGCTGGACTGGGTGATGCAAACCGAAGGCTTGAGCCTGCGTCATGCGGTTGAGTGGTTGCGGGGCACGCTGGGCGAAAACCCGGCGGTTCAGCCGCTGGTTGAGTCTCCCGAATCGCCGTTGCTGGCCGAGAATGAAGCCGGGCGGCAGGCACTGCTGCACCGGGTGGTTGAGTTTTATCACCATACCCTGCTCAACGCGCCGGAGATGCAGGCGTTCCTGAGCGCAAGGAAGCTCAACCATCCTGAACTGGTCGCCCATTTTAAGCTGGGCTTTGCCAACCGCACGCTGGGCTATCGGCTGCCCGCCAAGCAACTGAAAGCCGGGGCTGAAATCCGCGCCCGCCTGCGGTCGGTCGGGATCTTGCGGGAGAACGGGCGTGAGCACTTGCGCGGCTCGCTGGTTGTGCCGGTGATAACGCCGGAGGGGCAGATACGGGAACTCTACGGCCGCAAAATCTGCGATCGTGTACGGCCGGGTACACCGTTACATCTGTACCTGCCGGGGGAACATGGCGGCGTCTGGAATGAAGCGGCACTGATGGCCTCAAAAAGCCTGATCCTGTGTGAAGCGCTGATCGATGCGATGTCGTTCTGGGTTGCCGGGTATCGCCATGTCACCGCCGCTTATGGCGTGCATGGTGTGACCGCTGATCACTGGCAGGCGTTTGAACGTTACGGCACTAAGCAGGTACTGATCGCCTTCGACAATGACAGCGCAGGCAATGAAGCGGCGGTGAAACTGGCGGCCGCACTGGCTGAGAAAGGGATCACGCCGTTGCGGGTGATGTTCCCGCCGGAAATGGACGCGAACGAGTACCTGTGCCAAATGGCAGAGCCGGAAGCGGCTTTCGGCCTGTTGCTGGCGAGCGCGATGCCGATGTTAACGGCCGTCACCGCGCGTGCAGAGGCGGCACCGTCAGCCCCGGCAGATATCGCCCCTGCGCCTGTTTTGACGGCCACGGCGACAACGCAAAACCCCACGCCCGGCCTTGTCTGGGAAGCCGGGGCAGACGGTGAGCTTAAGATCTCACTGGACAGCCTGCGCTGGTGCATCCGGGGACTGTCGGGCGTAAAAGCGGGCGCGGTTGCCCTGAAACTCAATGCGCAGGTTATTGATAGTCAAAGCGGCGTCATGTTCCTGGATGGGGTTGACCTGATGAGCGCCCGCAGCCGTCAGGGCTATGCGCGGATGGCGGCGGCTGAGCTGGGGCTGGCCGAGGGGGAACTCCGCCGTGCCCTGGGACAGGTATTACTGGCCGTTGAGCAATGGCAGCAGCAGGGAGAAAGTTCGGCAGCGGCAGTGCCTGAACTGAACGAGGCCGAGCGGGAAGCGGCGCTGGCCTTGCTGCAAGACCCGAACCTGACAGCGCGCATCACGCAGGATCTTGCCACCTGCGGCGTCGTGGGGGAATCAACCAACCTGTTAGCCGGCTTTTTGGCGGCCGTGAGCCGAAAGTTGCCTAAACCCTTAGCTGTCCTGATCCAGAGCAGCAGCGCGGCGGGGAAATCGTCCCTGATGGATGCCATACTCAACCTGATACCGGAAGAAGAACGCATCCAGTACAGCGCCATGACCGGGCAGAGCCTGTTCTACCTCGGTGAAACCAATCTCCAGCACAAGATACTGGCTATCGCCGAAGAAGAAGGGGTGCGGCAGGCGGCTTATGCGCTCAAGCTGTTGCAGAGTGACGGCGAGCTGACGATGGCGAGTACGGGCAAGGATGAAGCGACCGGAAACCTCGTCACCAAAAGCTACACGGTGAAAGGCCCGGTGATGCTGATGTTGACGACCACGGCGATCGATGTCGATGAAGAATTATTGAATCGCTGTCTGGTGCTGACCATCAATGAAACCCGCGAACAGACCGAAGCGATCCATGCCTTGCAGCGCCACAAACAAACCCTTGAAGGGTTGCTGGCTGAGAACGAGCGGGAGTATCTCACCACATTGCACCAGAACGCCCAGCGGCTGTTAAGGCCGCTCAATGTGGTTAATCCTTACGCGAGCCAGTTGACCTTTATGTCTGACAAAACCCGTACCCGCCGCGACCACATGAAGTATCTCACGCTCATTCAGAGCATCGCGTTGCTGCACCAGTACCAGCGGGAAATCAAGATCGCCGAGCATCGCGGCCGCAAGCTGGAATACATCGAAGTCACGAAAGACGATATCCGGCTGGCGAACCAGCTCGCGCATGACATCTTAGGCCGGACGCTCGACGAGATGCCGCCGCAGACCCGCAAGCTGTTGCTGCTTATCCGGCAGATGGTGCATGACATGGCGGCCAGCAGGCAGCAGACCCTGCGTGAAATGCGCTTTACGCGGCGGGATATCCGCGACTTTACCCAATGGAGTGACAACCAGCTTAAGGTGCATTGCCAGCGGCTGGCTGATATGGAATACCTGCTTATCCACGGCGGCAGTCGCGGGCACCTGTTGCAGTATGAGCTGTTATGGGATGGCGACCGTGCCGAAGGCAGCCACCTGTGTGGCCTG
- a CDS encoding SymE family type I addiction module toxin yields MAKAHSKQNAAQNKAAKTERYYTVGYVPQNDKANAPPAIHLKGQWLKAAGFEIGGSVTVKIMDGCLVLIPDSDETNSLKQQYQRQRELIGDYKTV; encoded by the coding sequence ATGGCTAAGGCGCATTCTAAGCAAAACGCGGCTCAAAATAAAGCTGCTAAAACAGAACGTTATTACACCGTGGGATACGTCCCGCAAAACGACAAGGCCAACGCCCCGCCCGCAATACACCTTAAGGGGCAATGGCTTAAGGCCGCAGGGTTTGAGATTGGCGGCTCGGTCACGGTGAAGATTATGGACGGCTGTTTAGTGCTGATCCCCGACAGCGACGAGACGAACAGCCTCAAACAGCAATACCAGCGCCAGCGCGAGCTGATTGGCGACTACAAAACCGTTTAA
- a CDS encoding HNH/ENDO VII family nuclease — MASGRAPVGYDGKAVNLHHMLQTQHGPIAELSQTFHKTNHKAIHINPNTIPSGIDRAAFNKWREQYWMNRAGDFK, encoded by the coding sequence ATGGCATCAGGTAGAGCACCGGTTGGGTATGATGGTAAGGCTGTCAATTTACATCATATGTTACAAACTCAACATGGCCCTATAGCTGAGCTTAGCCAGACATTCCATAAAACCAATCACAAAGCAATTCATATAAATCCTAATACCATTCCTTCAGGAATAGATCGTGCTGCATTTAATAAATGGAGAGAACAGTATTGGATGAACAGAGCTGGAGATTTTAAATGA